In Kordiimonas sp. SCSIO 12610, the following are encoded in one genomic region:
- a CDS encoding replication-associated recombination protein A, whose amino-acid sequence MTNLFENAGLDEGAYRPLADKLRPKSIEDVVGQDHILGSDAPLGRMLASGKMTSLILWGPPGTGKTTIARLLADHLDLAFEQISAIFSGVADLKKVFEAAKARRIGGRSTLLFVDEIHRFNRSQQDSFLPYVEDGTITLIGATTENPSFEINGALLSRMQVLILNRHDDAALEELLNRAEVEIGKSLLLNQAARTSLKAMADGDGRYLLNCVEILHDMGGDEPLDPDGLARLLQKRAPAYDKDREGHYNLISALHKSLRGSDADAALYWLARMLTGGEDPLYIVRRLVRFASEDIGMADPEAIHQAMAAKNVYEYLGSPEGELQIAQAVIYLATAPKSNAAYVAEKAAKSAARKTGSLMPPAHILNAPTKLMKDIGYGKGYAYDHDTEAGVSGQNYFPDDMKREEYYVPVERGFERDIKKRLEYFDRIRREYSNTHDE is encoded by the coding sequence GTGACTAATCTTTTCGAGAATGCAGGACTTGATGAGGGGGCATATCGCCCCCTCGCTGATAAATTGCGTCCGAAAAGTATCGAAGATGTCGTCGGGCAGGATCATATTCTTGGAAGCGATGCACCGCTAGGGCGCATGTTGGCGTCAGGCAAAATGACGTCACTTATCCTATGGGGGCCACCGGGTACGGGAAAAACGACGATCGCACGCTTGCTTGCTGATCATCTGGATTTAGCGTTCGAACAGATATCCGCGATTTTCTCTGGTGTGGCAGACCTCAAAAAAGTTTTTGAGGCCGCTAAGGCACGCCGCATTGGGGGCAGGTCAACACTTTTATTTGTAGACGAGATCCATCGGTTTAACCGGTCACAGCAAGATAGCTTCTTACCCTATGTAGAGGACGGAACCATCACCCTGATTGGGGCAACGACCGAAAACCCATCGTTTGAGATTAATGGCGCCCTTCTTTCACGAATGCAAGTGCTGATCCTGAACAGGCATGATGATGCAGCGCTAGAGGAATTATTGAACCGCGCCGAAGTTGAAATTGGTAAATCTTTACTATTGAACCAGGCCGCCCGCACAAGCTTGAAGGCGATGGCAGACGGTGATGGTCGCTATCTGTTGAACTGTGTTGAAATTCTACATGATATGGGCGGCGATGAGCCCCTTGATCCCGATGGGCTTGCCAGATTGCTACAAAAACGCGCCCCAGCTTATGATAAAGACAGGGAAGGGCACTATAATTTAATTTCTGCCCTTCATAAATCCCTAAGAGGTTCGGACGCAGATGCTGCCCTTTATTGGCTTGCCCGTATGCTGACGGGCGGCGAAGACCCGCTTTATATTGTGCGACGTTTGGTGCGCTTTGCGAGCGAAGATATTGGTATGGCAGACCCGGAAGCAATCCATCAGGCGATGGCTGCAAAGAACGTATATGAATATCTGGGTAGCCCAGAGGGCGAACTCCAGATCGCACAAGCGGTGATTTATCTGGCAACCGCACCGAAATCGAACGCTGCTTATGTTGCAGAGAAGGCCGCGAAGTCTGCTGCGCGCAAAACAGGTAGCTTGATGCCACCCGCTCATATCCTGAATGCCCCGACTAAATTAATGAAGGATATTGGATACGGCAAAGGCTATGCCTATGATCATGATACCGAGGCAGGGGTTTCGGGGCAGAATTATTTTCCTGATGATATGAAGCGCGAAGAATATTATGTGCCCGTTGAACGCGGGTTTGAGCGCGATATCAAAAAGCGCCTCGAGTATTTTGACCGTATTCGCCGTGAATATTCGAATACCCATGACGAATGA
- a CDS encoding DNA-directed RNA polymerase subunit alpha, which produces MIQKNWQELIKPNGLTIQPGNDPLRKAKIVVEPLERGYGMTLGNALRRVLLSSLQGGAVTSVQIEGVLHEFSSVPGVREDVTDIVLNIKQLPVRVTSDGIKRLHLTASGPGEVKAGQISEVADVDILNKDLVICHLDEGATLNMDLTVSSGKGYVAADRNRPEDAPVGLIPVDSLYSPVKKVSYKVENTREGQVLDYDKLTMEIETDGTVTPEDAVAFSARILQDQLTVFISFEEPEEVVKDEEDSEPEFNRQLLKKVDELELSVRSANCLKNDNIVYIGDLVQKTEAEMLRTPNFGRKSLNEIKEVLVNMGLRLGMELPTWPPENIEELAKKLENDY; this is translated from the coding sequence GTGATCCAGAAAAACTGGCAAGAACTTATTAAACCAAATGGTCTTACAATCCAGCCGGGTAATGACCCGCTACGTAAGGCGAAAATCGTTGTAGAACCACTTGAGCGTGGTTATGGCATGACACTCGGTAATGCACTCCGTCGTGTTCTCTTGTCATCGCTCCAGGGTGGTGCTGTTACCAGCGTACAGATCGAAGGCGTTTTGCACGAATTTTCATCCGTACCGGGCGTGCGTGAAGATGTGACTGATATCGTATTGAATATCAAGCAGCTTCCTGTTCGCGTAACAAGCGACGGTATCAAGCGCCTTCACCTTACGGCCTCTGGCCCGGGTGAGGTGAAAGCTGGTCAAATCAGTGAAGTCGCTGACGTTGATATCCTAAATAAAGACCTTGTGATCTGTCACTTGGACGAAGGCGCAACGCTAAACATGGATCTTACTGTATCAAGCGGTAAAGGATATGTAGCAGCAGACCGTAACCGTCCAGAAGACGCACCAGTTGGTCTTATTCCTGTAGATTCACTCTACAGCCCGGTTAAGAAAGTAAGCTATAAAGTTGAGAACACCCGTGAGGGCCAGGTTCTTGATTATGATAAGCTTACGATGGAAATCGAAACCGATGGTACAGTAACACCTGAAGACGCAGTAGCATTCTCTGCGCGTATTCTTCAGGATCAGTTAACTGTCTTCATCAGCTTCGAAGAACCGGAAGAAGTTGTTAAAGACGAAGAAGATAGCGAACCAGAATTTAACCGTCAGCTTCTCAAGAAAGTTGACGAGCTTGAGCTTTCTGTTCGTTCTGCGAACTGCTTGAAGAACGATAACATCGTCTATATCGGTGATCTTGTTCAGAAAACAGAAGCGGAAATGCTTCGCACGCCTAACTTTGGTCGTAAGTCGTTGAACGAGATCAAAGAAGTGCTTGTGAATATGGGGCTTCGCCTTGGTATGGAATTACCAACATGGCCACCAGAAAACATCGAAGAACTCGCTAAGAAATTAGAGAATGATTATTAA
- a CDS encoding Do family serine endopeptidase, whose product MLKNKITGIFSILMIGASVFGSGLSAQDQAFDTRTVPQSREQVQLSYAPVVRNASPAVVNIYTKKIVRSRRSALYDHPIFRRFFDGNNSFGAPRERVQGSLGSGVIVRANGVIVTNNHVIEGADEITVVLSDRREFEAKIVLADPRTDLAILQIDTGEEALSTLSLSNSDTVLVGDLVLAIGNPFGVGQTVTSGIVSATARTQEGISDFGFFIQTDAAVNPGNSGGALVGINGELLGINTAIYSRTGASNGIGFAVPANMVKSVLRAALDEGQLVRPWLGIQGQTVNSELASSLGLDRPGGVLIDDIFPGSPAAQAGLSIGDVILAAEGVEIIDEGGLNFRIATKQQGENVKLGVLKGGFLEEADVSLALPPEVPERNISELDGRHPFQGVKVGNMSPRFNDELQLNPFLRGVVVLEVNPRTPAGRYQLMAPGDILISMNGVDINRVEDLNEAIDETSGQYVYRFRRRGQLAECLVTSRGNRRCRAVQ is encoded by the coding sequence ATGCTGAAGAATAAAATAACAGGCATTTTTAGCATTTTGATGATTGGTGCGAGTGTGTTTGGCTCTGGGCTATCAGCGCAGGATCAAGCTTTTGATACACGGACGGTCCCGCAGTCGCGCGAACAGGTACAGCTATCCTATGCACCAGTGGTTAGAAACGCATCTCCGGCGGTTGTGAATATTTACACAAAAAAAATTGTACGCTCGCGGCGCTCCGCCCTTTATGATCACCCGATATTTCGCCGTTTCTTTGACGGTAATAATTCGTTTGGTGCACCAAGGGAACGGGTACAGGGCTCATTGGGGTCTGGTGTTATCGTACGCGCTAACGGTGTCATCGTAACAAATAATCATGTGATCGAGGGGGCGGATGAAATCACAGTCGTGCTTTCTGACCGCCGTGAATTTGAAGCCAAGATTGTTCTCGCGGACCCGAGAACCGATCTGGCAATCCTTCAAATCGATACTGGCGAAGAGGCGCTTTCCACTTTATCGCTCTCTAACTCTGATACTGTACTCGTTGGTGATTTAGTGCTCGCGATAGGGAACCCATTCGGTGTTGGCCAAACGGTTACGAGCGGTATTGTGTCTGCGACCGCTCGGACACAAGAGGGCATTTCAGATTTCGGTTTCTTTATTCAAACCGATGCTGCGGTAAATCCCGGCAACTCGGGCGGGGCTCTTGTTGGTATTAACGGTGAGCTATTAGGCATTAATACAGCGATTTATAGCCGCACAGGCGCTTCCAACGGTATTGGCTTCGCTGTACCTGCAAACATGGTAAAATCAGTACTGCGTGCCGCCCTTGATGAGGGACAGTTAGTCCGCCCATGGCTTGGTATTCAAGGACAAACAGTGAATAGCGAACTGGCATCTAGCCTTGGCCTTGACCGCCCGGGCGGGGTTTTGATTGATGATATTTTCCCAGGAAGCCCTGCTGCACAGGCTGGGCTTTCGATCGGTGATGTAATTTTAGCCGCCGAAGGTGTTGAAATCATTGATGAAGGCGGCTTGAATTTCCGTATTGCGACAAAGCAGCAAGGTGAAAATGTGAAACTTGGTGTTTTGAAAGGTGGTTTCCTCGAGGAAGCCGATGTCTCACTTGCATTGCCACCAGAAGTACCAGAGCGTAATATTTCAGAACTTGATGGTCGCCATCCGTTTCAGGGTGTAAAAGTCGGCAATATGTCGCCACGGTTTAACGATGAACTTCAATTGAATCCGTTTTTGCGAGGGGTTGTCGTTTTAGAAGTGAACCCACGCACCCCTGCAGGACGTTACCAATTGATGGCGCCGGGTGATATTCTGATTTCGATGAACGGTGTTGATATCAACCGTGTCGAAGACTTAAACGAAGCAATTGATGAAACATCAGGCCAGTATGTCTATCGTTTCCGCCGTCGGGGGCAACTTGCTGAATGTTTGGTCACGTCTCGCGGTAATCGCCGTTGCCGTGCTGTTCAGTAA
- the rpsK gene encoding 30S ribosomal protein S11, which translates to MAKDTGRVKRRERKNITNGVAHVNASFNNTMVTITDVQGNAISWSSAGMMGFKGSRKSTPYAAQVAAEDAGKKAQEHGMKSLEVEVKGPGAGRESALRALQAIGFTVTSIKDVTPIPHNGCRPPKRRRV; encoded by the coding sequence ATGGCTAAAGATACTGGTCGTGTTAAGCGCCGCGAGCGTAAAAACATCACGAATGGCGTTGCACATGTAAACGCTTCATTCAACAACACAATGGTTACTATCACTGATGTACAAGGAAACGCTATTTCCTGGTCTTCAGCTGGTATGATGGGATTCAAAGGCTCTCGTAAGTCTACTCCGTACGCAGCACAGGTTGCTGCTGAGGACGCAGGCAAGAAAGCTCAGGAACATGGTATGAAATCCCTTGAAGTAGAAGTTAAAGGCCCAGGTGCTGGTCGTGAGAGCGCACTGCGTGCTCTACAGGCAATTGGCTTTACTGTAACTTCAATCAAGGACGTGACACCTATTCCGCATAATGGCTGTCGTCCGCCTAAGCGCCGTCGCGTTTAA
- a CDS encoding acyl-CoA carboxylase subunit beta, translating into MQNIIEKLEEKRSEARLGGGEKRIEAQHARGKLTARERIDLLLDEGSFEEYDMFVEHRCTDFGMEKTKFAGDGVVTGSGTINGRLVYVYSQDFTVFGGSLSETHAKKIIKVMDMAMKVGAPVIGLNDSGGARIQEGVAALGGYADVFQKNVLASGVVPQISMIMGPCAGGAVYSPAITDFIFMVEDTSYMFVTGPDVVKTVTNEVVTQEELGGASTHTTKSGVADKAFANDVEALSQLRRFMDFLPLNNRESVPSRPSFDKIDRVEKSLNSVIPSNPNKPYDMHEVISKIVDEGDFFELQPNHAGNILIGFARMDGETVGIVANQPMVLAGCLDIDSSKKAARFVRFCDCFNIPIITLVDVPGFLPGTSQEYGGIIKHGAKLLFAYGEATVPKITLITRKAYGGAYDVMASKHLRGDLNYAWPTAEIAVMGAKGAVEILYRKDRDDADKIAEHTQNYEDLFANPFVAAQRGYIDDVIMPQNTRKRIISGLKKLANKHLENPWKKHDNIPL; encoded by the coding sequence ATGCAAAATATCATTGAAAAGCTCGAAGAGAAACGTAGCGAGGCGCGCCTTGGCGGCGGTGAAAAACGGATCGAAGCGCAACACGCACGTGGCAAGTTGACAGCACGTGAGCGTATTGATCTGTTGCTCGATGAAGGATCATTCGAGGAATATGATATGTTCGTTGAGCATCGTTGTACCGACTTTGGAATGGAGAAAACCAAGTTTGCGGGCGACGGTGTTGTAACTGGTTCAGGTACGATCAATGGCCGTCTGGTGTATGTTTATAGCCAGGATTTCACAGTATTTGGTGGCTCGTTGTCTGAAACCCATGCGAAGAAGATCATCAAGGTTATGGATATGGCCATGAAGGTTGGTGCGCCTGTTATTGGTCTTAATGATAGTGGTGGTGCGCGTATTCAGGAAGGGGTTGCTGCTCTTGGAGGATATGCAGATGTTTTCCAAAAGAATGTTTTGGCGTCTGGTGTCGTACCGCAAATCTCTATGATCATGGGACCATGTGCTGGAGGGGCCGTTTATAGCCCAGCCATTACCGATTTTATCTTCATGGTTGAAGACACAAGTTATATGTTTGTAACAGGCCCTGATGTTGTGAAAACTGTAACCAACGAGGTGGTGACACAGGAAGAACTTGGCGGCGCCTCTACCCACACGACAAAATCGGGCGTTGCTGATAAGGCATTTGCAAATGATGTTGAAGCCTTGTCGCAGCTTCGTAGGTTTATGGATTTCTTGCCACTGAATAACCGTGAAAGCGTACCGTCACGCCCAAGCTTTGATAAGATTGACCGGGTTGAGAAATCGCTCAATAGCGTTATCCCGTCGAACCCCAATAAACCTTATGATATGCATGAAGTGATCTCAAAAATCGTCGATGAAGGCGATTTCTTTGAACTGCAACCGAACCATGCAGGAAATATCCTTATTGGCTTTGCACGCATGGACGGCGAAACAGTTGGTATTGTTGCGAACCAGCCTATGGTGCTCGCGGGCTGCCTTGATATCGACAGTTCTAAGAAGGCAGCGCGGTTTGTGCGCTTCTGTGATTGCTTCAATATTCCGATTATCACACTTGTTGACGTTCCAGGTTTCTTGCCCGGTACATCGCAGGAATATGGCGGTATTATTAAGCACGGCGCAAAATTGTTGTTTGCTTACGGCGAAGCAACGGTACCGAAGATTACATTGATCACTCGCAAAGCATACGGCGGCGCATATGATGTGATGGCGTCCAAACACCTGCGCGGCGATCTGAATTACGCATGGCCAACAGCAGAGATTGCAGTGATGGGCGCGAAAGGCGCGGTGGAAATTCTATACCGCAAGGACCGCGATGACGCTGATAAAATCGCCGAGCATACGCAAAATTACGAAGACCTGTTCGCGAACCCGTTTGTGGCAGCGCAGCGGGGATATATCGATGATGTGATCATGCCGCAGAATACGCGGAAGCGTATTATCTCAGGCCTGAAGAAGCTTGCAAACAAGCACCTCGAGAACCCATGGAAGAAGCACGATAATATTCCGCTTTAA
- a CDS encoding TMEM175 family protein has translation MRRHRLTTENETINGIRVRGIEVSRIEGLTDAVFGLAVTLLIVSEEVPKTIDELFALVLGFPSFAVTFMLMLVIWNWHYRYFRKYGLNSEKVMHANGLLLFLVLLFMFPLKFLASFVVDFVILEQWFGFDMPTNYQMSADKYDLLHILYACGFASVFWCFAWLYKIAYDARDVIELTELEALRTQIHLRTFIVVGAVPLATIPLLYLPTSLAPMIAGFSNCLIWPITKAYTATITKQMNASFTEEELV, from the coding sequence ATGCGAAGGCATAGGCTGACAACAGAAAATGAGACAATCAACGGTATCCGCGTTCGGGGTATCGAGGTTAGCCGTATTGAAGGGCTAACGGATGCGGTTTTCGGCCTTGCTGTAACGCTTTTGATTGTATCGGAAGAGGTGCCTAAAACCATTGATGAGCTTTTTGCGCTTGTACTCGGTTTTCCGTCTTTTGCTGTCACCTTTATGCTTATGCTGGTGATCTGGAACTGGCATTATCGGTATTTTAGAAAATATGGCTTGAATTCAGAGAAGGTCATGCATGCTAACGGGTTGTTGCTGTTCCTGGTTCTTTTATTCATGTTCCCGTTAAAGTTCCTTGCAAGTTTTGTTGTTGATTTTGTTATCCTTGAACAATGGTTTGGCTTTGATATGCCGACAAATTATCAGATGTCTGCGGATAAATATGATCTATTGCATATTCTGTATGCTTGTGGGTTTGCATCCGTATTTTGGTGTTTTGCCTGGCTTTATAAAATTGCCTATGACGCACGAGATGTTATCGAATTAACGGAACTGGAAGCGCTTCGAACGCAAATTCATTTACGGACATTTATTGTGGTCGGTGCTGTACCGCTTGCGACCATCCCGCTCTTATACTTGCCGACCTCGCTTGCGCCAATGATTGCAGGGTTTTCCAATTGCCTGATCTGGCCAATCACTAAGGCCTACACTGCGACCATTACAAAACAAATGAATGCATCTTTCACTGAAGAGGAATTGGTATAA
- a CDS encoding HAD-IA family hydrolase codes for MSDYNKLVIFDCDGTLVDGQHLIIDAMDLCFERQGLTPPERSASRSIIGLSLEEAMAVLIPNHDARFYRHMAEEYKNAFLDLRAENGDPIEPLYEGTLETLRELDAAGYLLAVATGKSMRGLKRVLASHEISNLFVSLQTADTHPSKPHPSMIQTAIMEAGSHTDQTIMVGDTSYDMLMAKSASVGAVGVNWGYHDEAFLHENGANTVLSLYSDLPKTVKSMIG; via the coding sequence ATGAGTGATTACAACAAGCTGGTTATATTTGACTGTGATGGAACACTGGTTGACGGACAGCATTTGATCATAGATGCAATGGACCTGTGCTTTGAGCGTCAAGGACTAACACCGCCGGAGCGATCAGCATCGCGGTCTATTATCGGATTATCGCTTGAGGAAGCAATGGCAGTTTTGATACCTAATCATGATGCCCGGTTTTATCGTCACATGGCTGAAGAATATAAAAATGCGTTTCTGGATTTGCGGGCTGAAAACGGTGATCCGATTGAGCCCTTATACGAGGGGACTTTGGAAACGCTTAGAGAACTGGATGCTGCCGGCTATCTGCTTGCGGTTGCAACCGGAAAATCAATGCGCGGATTAAAGCGTGTCTTAGCAAGTCATGAAATTTCAAATCTTTTTGTCTCGCTACAAACAGCGGACACTCATCCGTCTAAGCCACACCCATCGATGATCCAAACAGCGATTATGGAAGCGGGAAGCCATACCGATCAAACGATTATGGTCGGGGACACCAGTTATGATATGCTGATGGCCAAATCTGCCTCTGTCGGGGCTGTTGGCGTGAATTGGGGCTATCATGATGAAGCATTTCTTCATGAAAACGGAGCGAATACCGTATTGTCATTATATAGTGATTTGCCCAAAACCGTAAAATCCATGATAGGGTAA
- a CDS encoding ATP12 family chaperone protein, whose protein sequence is MKRFYKTVSIEALEEEAGYAISLDGRQIKTPAKAIMAAPTRNLAEVVAEEWEGQGDKIDPKTMPMNQLLNTAIDSVTSERANIIDEMVRYGGSDMLCYRADHPEDLVKRQAVAWDPYIDWLANSLNAPMEVTSGILHVAQPEKSLGALRERIEGYDIYALTVLHALTTGLGSLGLGLAYIKGFKAFEDIWQASRVDETYQIEQWGEDSDEAKVTAALLQDLKNAVMFLELARS, encoded by the coding sequence GTGAAACGATTTTACAAGACCGTATCAATTGAGGCGCTTGAAGAGGAAGCTGGCTACGCGATTTCGCTTGATGGCCGCCAGATCAAAACTCCAGCAAAAGCCATTATGGCCGCGCCGACACGTAACCTTGCTGAGGTTGTGGCGGAAGAATGGGAAGGCCAAGGGGATAAAATTGACCCTAAAACCATGCCCATGAACCAGCTACTGAATACCGCGATTGATAGCGTAACGAGCGAGCGCGCAAATATTATCGATGAGATGGTTCGCTACGGTGGCTCTGATATGCTTTGTTACCGCGCCGACCATCCAGAAGATTTGGTGAAACGACAGGCTGTTGCGTGGGACCCATATATTGATTGGTTGGCGAATAGCCTGAATGCGCCCATGGAGGTGACATCTGGTATTCTTCATGTCGCTCAGCCTGAAAAGAGTTTAGGGGCCCTAAGAGAACGAATTGAAGGCTATGATATTTATGCCTTAACGGTGCTTCATGCCCTTACAACAGGGCTTGGGTCATTAGGACTTGGCCTTGCATATATTAAAGGCTTCAAAGCTTTTGAAGACATTTGGCAGGCCTCAAGGGTTGATGAAACCTATCAGATTGAACAATGGGGTGAAGATAGTGACGAAGCAAAGGTGACAGCCGCGTTGCTTCAAGACTTGAAGAACGCTGTTATGTTTCTTGAATTGGCACGATCATAG
- the crcB gene encoding fluoride efflux transporter CrcB has protein sequence MKMILAIALGGASGAVSRHYFAALITRVLGNGFPFGIFFVNILGSFLMGLLITVLAERFTVAPEMRGLIAVGFLGSFTTFSTYSLDIYMMFTRGEWVNACLYAFASMILGVVGLMLGIGLGRIVS, from the coding sequence ATGAAAATGATTTTGGCGATTGCGCTGGGCGGAGCAAGCGGTGCCGTTTCCCGACATTATTTTGCAGCACTTATCACACGCGTTCTTGGTAACGGGTTTCCATTCGGTATCTTTTTTGTCAATATTTTGGGTAGTTTTCTGATGGGGCTGTTGATTACAGTGCTTGCTGAGCGCTTCACTGTTGCACCTGAAATGCGCGGCCTTATAGCGGTTGGGTTTTTAGGCAGTTTTACAACGTTTTCCACCTATTCCCTTGATATTTACATGATGTTCACACGGGGTGAATGGGTGAACGCGTGCCTTTATGCTTTCGCTTCAATGATCCTTGGTGTAGTAGGGCTCATGTTAGGAATAGGATTAGGACGAATAGTATCATGA
- a CDS encoding RluA family pseudouridine synthase, whose protein sequence is MSGVQHKYVSGDDDGIRLDRWFKRHFPEVPFGQLQKWCRKGAVRVNGKRVKGKERVEKGFDIRIPPLGDLADRKPKKVETPKLSEYEIQEVRDWVLYMDDDVIVINKPAGLPTQGGTGQTRHLDGLLDALRYESSHRPKLVHRLDKDTSGALLLGRSPKATAALAKSFQTKETDKRYWALVMGSPQMQEGRIKLKMDKIAVKGHERMIVADSGKHSMTDYEVVERAGQQTAWLTLKPHTGRTHQLRLHCAEMGHPIVGDGKYGGSDAFLSGTISRKLHLHSRFVDFPHPAGGRMTVSAPLPPHMAESFDMLGFSENEYEDPDFNE, encoded by the coding sequence ATGAGCGGCGTTCAGCACAAATATGTTTCAGGCGATGATGACGGCATTAGGTTGGATCGTTGGTTCAAGCGTCATTTCCCAGAAGTGCCATTCGGGCAACTGCAGAAATGGTGCCGCAAGGGTGCTGTACGTGTAAACGGTAAGCGGGTTAAGGGGAAAGAGCGTGTTGAAAAGGGCTTCGATATCCGTATCCCGCCGCTCGGTGACCTTGCAGACCGTAAACCCAAAAAGGTGGAAACGCCCAAGCTTTCTGAATATGAAATTCAGGAAGTTCGCGATTGGGTTCTATATATGGATGATGATGTGATTGTCATCAATAAACCTGCGGGGCTTCCGACGCAGGGAGGAACCGGGCAAACCCGCCATCTCGATGGATTGTTGGATGCGCTACGGTATGAAAGTTCGCATCGCCCGAAACTGGTTCACAGGCTTGATAAAGATACATCAGGCGCTCTCCTTCTTGGTCGCTCACCAAAGGCGACGGCTGCGCTCGCGAAAAGTTTCCAAACCAAAGAAACGGATAAGCGATATTGGGCGCTTGTGATGGGAAGCCCGCAAATGCAGGAAGGGCGCATCAAGCTTAAGATGGACAAGATTGCCGTTAAGGGCCATGAGCGTATGATTGTCGCCGATAGCGGCAAGCATTCCATGACAGATTATGAAGTGGTTGAACGCGCTGGTCAGCAAACTGCATGGCTAACCCTTAAACCACATACAGGGCGTACTCATCAACTGCGCCTTCACTGTGCAGAAATGGGCCACCCGATCGTGGGTGACGGGAAATACGGAGGCTCTGACGCGTTCCTGAGCGGCACGATTTCGCGTAAGCTACATCTGCATAGTAGGTTCGTCGATTTTCCTCATCCTGCTGGTGGGCGGATGACCGTGTCTGCACCTTTGCCGCCACATATGGCTGAAAGCTTTGACATGCTCGGTTTTTCCGAGAATGAATATGAAGACCCTGATTTCAATGAATAA
- the rplQ gene encoding 50S ribosomal protein L17 — protein sequence MRHRKSGRKLNRTASHRKAMFQNLAQALIKHEQIVTTLPKAKELAPIVEKYITLGKKGGLANRRLAIARLQNEALVGKLFGELAERYKERAGGCTRVLKAGYRHGDNAPMAVIELVDRNEDAKGQDSGPTAETGADEADAA from the coding sequence ATGCGCCATCGTAAATCAGGTCGTAAACTTAATAGAACCGCTAGCCACCGTAAGGCAATGTTCCAAAATCTTGCTCAGGCGCTAATCAAGCACGAGCAGATTGTTACAACGCTTCCAAAAGCTAAGGAACTTGCACCAATCGTTGAGAAATATATCACGCTTGGTAAAAAAGGTGGCCTTGCCAACCGTCGTCTTGCAATTGCTCGTCTACAGAATGAAGCACTTGTTGGTAAGCTGTTTGGTGAACTTGCTGAACGTTACAAAGAGCGCGCAGGCGGCTGTACACGTGTTCTTAAAGCTGGCTACCGCCACGGTGATAACGCACCAATGGCTGTTATCGAGCTTGTTGATCGTAATGAAGACGCTAAAGGCCAAGACAGTGGCCCAACTGCTGAAACAGGCGCTGATGAGGCGGATGCAGCATAA
- the rpsM gene encoding 30S ribosomal protein S13 codes for MARIAGVNIPTNKRVEIALTYIHGIGPTSAKGICDKLNFPRERRVSELTDSEVIQIREMIDGEFTVEGDLRREVAMNIKRLMDLKTYRGLRHRNKLPVRGQRTSTNARTRKGKAIPIAGKKK; via the coding sequence GTGGCGCGTATTGCTGGCGTTAACATTCCGACAAATAAGCGTGTAGAAATCGCTTTGACATATATCCACGGTATTGGCCCAACTTCGGCCAAGGGAATTTGCGATAAGCTGAATTTCCCACGTGAACGTCGTGTGTCGGAACTTACGGATTCAGAAGTTATTCAAATCCGTGAAATGATCGATGGTGAATTTACTGTAGAAGGTGATCTCCGTCGTGAAGTTGCTATGAATATTAAACGGTTGATGGACCTTAAGACTTATCGTGGTCTTCGTCACCGTAATAAATTACCGGTACGTGGTCAGCGTACATCAACGAATGCTCGTACTCGTAAGGGTAAAGCAATTCCGATTGCCGGTAAGAAGAAGTAA